A genomic region of Globicephala melas chromosome 9, mGloMel1.2, whole genome shotgun sequence contains the following coding sequences:
- the TAS2R60 gene encoding LOW QUALITY PROTEIN: taste receptor type 2 member 60 (The sequence of the model RefSeq protein was modified relative to this genomic sequence to represent the inferred CDS: inserted 2 bases in 2 codons; substituted 1 base at 1 genomic stop codon), whose translation MSGEDMVPGPQLTDKIAFIFAIILFLLCLVAVVGNGLITVALGMEWLLQRTLSPCNNLLVSLGASSFYLXWVVXKNIYIFLNPIAFPYNPVFQFLAFQWDFLNAVTLWFSTWLSVFYCVKIATFTXPVFLWLKQMVSVLVPWVLLSSVGFSSFSTILVFIGNRRIDQNYLKRVLQPWNVAGNAVRTYERLCFFPLKIVTWTVPTVVFIAGMALLIPPLGRHTKKVSLSISGSHDPSAQAHIKALLALISFAVLFVSYFLSLVLSASGVFPSREFRHWVWQAVIYLCTVVHPVVLFLSNSRPRAVLERGCSSGHGAS comes from the exons ATGAGTGGAGAGGACATGGTTCCAGGACCTCAGTTGACTGATAAGATAGCctttatctttgctatcattttattccttttgtgcTTGGTGGCAGTGGTGGGTAATGGCTTAATCACCGTGGCACTGGGCATGGAGTGGTTGCTGCAGAGAACTTTGTCACCCTGCAATAACTTATTGGTCAGCCTGGGAGCCTCTAGCTTCTATCTGTGATGGGTGG ATAAGAAcatttatattttcctgaatCCAATAGCCTTCCCATACAACCCTGTATTCCAGTTCCTAGCCTTTCAGTGGGACTTCTTGAATGCTGTCACGTTATGGTTCTCCACCTGGCTCAGTGTCTTCTACTGTGTGAAAATCGCAACCTTCA CCCCTGTCTTCCTCTGGCTAAAGCAGATGGTGTCTGTGTTGGTTCCATGGGTGCTGCTCAGCTCCGTGGGGTTCTCCAGCTTCAGCACCATTCTAGTTTTCATAGGCAACCGGAGAATAGATCAGAACTATTTAAAGAGGGTTCTGCAACCTTGGAATGTCGCTGGGAATGCTGTGAGAACATATGAGAGACTCTGCTTCTTCCCTTTGAAAATTGTTACCTGGACAGTCCCTACTGTTGTCTTCATCGCTGGCATGGCTTTGCTCATTCCACCTCTGGGAAGACACACCAAGAAGGTCTCCCTGTCCATCTCAGGCTCTCACGATCCCAGCGCCCAGGCACACATCAAGGCTCTCCTGGCTCTCATCTCCTTTGCTGTCCtctttgtttcctattttctgTCACTGGTGCTCAGCGCCTCAGGTGTGTTTCCATCACGGGAATTCAGGCACTGGGTGTGGCAGGCTGTGATTTATCTGTGCACAGTAGTCCACCCCGTTGTTCTTTTCTTGAGTAACAGCAGGCCGAGAGCTGTGCTAGAGAGGGGCTGCTCCTCAGGGCATGGGGCATCTTGA